A stretch of Lathyrus oleraceus cultivar Zhongwan6 chromosome 6, CAAS_Psat_ZW6_1.0, whole genome shotgun sequence DNA encodes these proteins:
- the LOC127092061 gene encoding patatin-like protein 6, with protein sequence MDSSDQFEMQEPSIETDKLSYEIFSILESKFLFGYDEQKLWFPKQIPPTGIDSQQTPTVASVDGVSSLKNQRGKICILAIDGGGMRGILAGKALAYLENALQKKSGDQNARIADYFDVATGSGVGGIFTAMLFATKDQQRPIYSADDTWRLLAEQGKKFYGSSGSRGFLKRLFGSGGSSSVETATAGMEKTVKEAFTAENGRCLTLKDTLKPVLIPCYDLSSTAPFLFSRADALETDSFDFRLWEVCRATSAEPGLLEPVQMRSIDGQTKCVAVDGGLAMSNPTGAAITHVLHNKQEFPFVRGVEDLLVLSLGTGQLVEVKCDFDRVTRWKAKDWARPMARISSDASADLVDQAVAMAFGHCRSTNYVRIQANGSSMGQCGPSGDTDASPGNVKMLMGIAEEMLKQENVESVLFGGKKIGEQSNFQKLDWLAGELVQEHQRRSCRIAPTVAFKQATPKPT encoded by the exons ATGGATTCTAGTGATCAATTTGAAATGCAAGAACCTAGCATTGAAACGGATAAGCTCAGCTACGAAATTTTCTCTATTCTCGAAAGCAAGTTTCTCTTTGGCTACGATGAACAAAAGCTCTGGTTCCCTAAGCAAATACCTCCTACTGGTATTGATTCTCAACAAACTCCAACTGTTGCTTCCGTTGACGGAGTTTCCTCCCTCAAGAATCAGCGTGGAAAGATATGTATACTCGCAATCGACGGTGGTGGCATGCGTGGGATTCTCGCCGGAAAAGCGCTGGCATATCTTGAAAACGCGTTGCAGAAAAAATCAGGTGACCAGAACGCGAGAATCGCGGATTATTTCGACGTCGCAACTGGCTCCGGCGTTGGAGGTATTTTCACTGCGATGCTGTTTGCGACAAAAGATCAACAACGACCGATTTACTCCGCGGATGATACATGGCGGTTATTAGCCGAACAAGGGAAGAAATTCTACGGAAGCTCCGGCAGCCGCGGATTTTTAAAGAGACTATTCGGAAGTGGCGGTTCGAGTTCAGTTGAAACGGCGACTGCCGGTATGGAGAAAACCGTTAAAGAAGCTTTTACGGCGGAGAACGGTCGTTGTTTAACGTTGAAAGATACACTGAAACCGGTTCTGATACCGTGTTATGATTTATCAAGTACGGCGCCGTTTTTGTTCTCACGTGCCGACGCTTTGGAAACGGATAGCTTTGATTTTCGTTTGTGGGAAGTGTGTAGAGCTACTTCGGCTGAACCGGGTTTATTAGAACCGGTTCAAATGCGGTCTATTGACGGACAAACCAAATGCGTGGCGGTTGATGGTGGTTTAGCGATGAGTAACCCAACCGGTGCGGCCATCACGCACGTGCTACACAATAAACAGGAGTTTCCGTTCGTGCGAGGCGTGGAGGATCTTCTTGTTCTATCGCTTGGAACGGGTCAACTCGTTGAAGTCAAATGTGATTTTGATCGTGTGACTCGCTGGAAGGCTAAGGATTGGGCCAGGCCGATGGCCCGGATTTCGAGTGACGCCTCGGCGGACCTCGTTGATCAGGCTGTTGCGATGGCGTTCGGTCATTGCCGGAGTACTAATTACGTTCGAATTCAG GCAAATGGGTCGAGTATGGGGCAATGTGGACCTAGTGGGGATACGGATGCAAGTCCCGGCAATGTTAAAATGCTGATGGGAATAGCAGAGGAAATGTTGAAGCAGGAAAATGTAGAGTCAGTTCTGTTTGGAGGGAAGAAGATTGGGGAGCAGAGTAATTTCCAGAAACTCGATTGGCTTGCTGGAGAacttgttcaagagcatcagaGGAGGAGCTGCAGAATAGCTCCCACTGTTGCTTTCAAACAAGCTACTCCAAAACCCACCTAG